The DNA segment CTCCAGCAGCATCACCCCCGAACTCGCCGGCGGCCCCGCCGCGAGGAACGGCCGCAACCCGGTCATCTCGGGGTCGGTGAGCATCGACAACCGCGCCGCGCACAACTGGGCGGTGCCCAGCAGGGCCAGCCGCAACCGGTCGAGCGCGAGCGCGAGCTGCGCGGTGTGGAAGCCGCCGTGGTGGCGGACCTTGGCAGGCCCGCCGGGGGCGGGAACGATCAGCGGATTCTCGTTGGCCGCGTTGAGTTCGGCCGCGAGTACCGATTCGACGTCGGTGAGCGCGTCGAGCGCGGGACCGTGCACCTGGGGAAGGCAGCGCAGCCCGAACGGATCCTGCAACCGGCGGCCCTGCGCGGGTTCCGCGCCGAGCAGGCGCAACATCTCGACGGCGACGAGCGCGGCACCCGCCTGCGGCACGTGGTGGGTTTCCGGCGCGTACGCCTCCGTCGAACCGTCCACCGCGCCGAGGGTCAGTGCCGCGACCGGGATCGTCGCGCGAAGCGCGCCCCTCACGGCACCGACGGCCAGTGCCGCCTGCGCGATCGTCAGCGCGTTGCTGCTCATGAGGGCGAGCGCGTCGCCGTCCTCGATGAGGATCGGCGGAGGCGGAGCTCCTTCCCCCAGCCACGCCCCCTCACCGGCGAAGGCCAGCCCGGCTTCGGCGAGCGGGCCGAGGTCACCCGTTCCCACCGCGCCGTGCTCGTGCACGGCCGGATACCCGCCGCCGTTGAGTACGGCCACCATCGTTTCCGCGATGACCGGAGCAAGGCCCGCGCCGCCGCGCAGCAACTGGTTGGCCCTGACGGCGAGCATCGCGCGCACCTGACGGCGCGGCAGCAACTCGCCGATGCCGCTGCCGTGGCTGCGCAGCAGCCGCAGTCCGTGTGCCCCGGCCGACTCCGATCCGGCCACGACTTCGTAACGGTTCGCGCCTACGCCGGTGGTCCTGCCGTACACCGGCCGCAGGGTCACGACCTCACGCGCGGCCAGCCACGACCTGTGCAACCGGTCGCGCCCTTCCTCCGACATGCCGACGGACACCTCACCGTCGGCGACGCGGACGACATCGTCGACCGTCAGTGCCGTTCCGTCCAGCAGGACGCTCGGCCGTCCCCCGCCGTCTCCCCTGCCACCGCCGACCGCGGGGGCCATGCCGTGCACCGTCGTCATCCGGCCTCCCATTCAGCACGATCCGCCCGTAACACCGCGACAACCTGCCCTCGCGCGGGCGGCTTACTTGACTTCCATTCACTACTCCATGACTCTGCATGGCGATATTCGACTTTGGCAAGAGGATGTGCGGCCCCGTGGTGAACCGTCGTGACTAGCGCATCGGAAAGACTGCTCAGCCTGTTCGAGGGGCGCAGACTGTCACCGGCACAGCGGCGAATAGCGCAGTTCCTTCTGGATCATGTGGCCGAAGCCGCGTTCCTCTCCTCGGTCGCACTCGCCGAACGAGCGGGCGTCAGCCAGCCCTCGGTGACCCGCTTCGCCACCGCGCTCGGATTCGCCGGGTATCCCGAACTCCGGGATGCCTTGCGCCCGATCGCGCTCGGTGCCATTCAGGAAACCGAGGAAGACGTACGCCGCAACGAATTCCAGGCCGCCGTCGACGCCGAACTGGGGAACCTGCAAGCCTTGCGCGCCATGCTCGCCGATCCGTTGCCGCTCGTGCGGCTCGGAAAGGACCTCGCCTCGTCGCTGCCGCTGGCCGTCATGGGACTGCGGGTGTCGGCCGCGCTCGCCCGCTACTTCGCCTTCGCCGCGCACCGTATTCATCCCGACGTCCGGCTGATCACCGAAGGCGGCAGCGCGGCACACGAGGGCGTCCTGCACACGAAGCAGGCCGGTGGCCGGTGGCTGCTCGCCTTCGTTTTACCCCGCTACGCCGGTGAAGCCCTCGATACCTTGCGTACAGCGAAGGAACTCGGCCTGCGCACCGCGGTGATCACGGATGTGCCGCTTGTCATGTTCGGCGAACTCGCTGACGTTCTGCTCGCCGCGGGCGTTAGTGTTCGTCCGGTGTTCGATTCGCACGCGGCGCCTATGACGCTGGCCGCGGTCATCCTGCAAGCCATGGCCGATGCCGAGCCGGGGCGAACCCAGCGCAGGCTGGAGGAACACGACTCCATTTCCCAGCGGCGGGGGTTCTTCGCCACGGGTTGACCGCCTTGACTTTCATAGCCGAGGGAACAAGTATGCAACTTCTTATTCATCGCCGGCCACGGTCGCATGGTGAGCAATCGCGGAGAGAAGGAGCGCCGTGATCACATACGATCGCGTCACGAAGCGCTATCCGGACGGCACCGTCGCGTTGGATGAACTCTCGGTGGAATGCCCTGCCGGCGAGATCACCGTCTTCGTCGGCACTTCGGGCGGCGGGAAGACCACCGCGCTGCGCATGGTCAACAACATGGTCGAGCCAACGAGCGGCACGGTGAGCATCGACGGCGAGGACGTCCGCACCCGCAAACCGGCCCAGCTGCGCAGAGGGATCGGTTACGTCATCCAGCAGGTGGGTCTTTTCCCCCACCGCACCATCGTCGACAACATCGCCACCGTTCCTTATTTGCTTGGCTGGAACAAAAAGCGGGCCCGCGCCCGCGCGATGGAGCTGATGGAGCGGGTCGGCCTACCGTCGACAATGGCCTCCCGCTACGCGTTCCAGCTCTCCGGTGGGCAGCAGCAGCGCGTCGGCGTCGCACGCGCGCTCGCCGCCGATCCGCCCGTCCTGTTGATGGACGAACCGTTCAGCGCCGTCGACCCCGTCGTGCGCGCCGAACTTCAGGAAGAGTTGCTGCGCCTGCAATCCGAACTCCGTAAAACTATTGTCTTCGTCACGCACGACATCGACGAGGCGATCAAACTGGGCGATCGCATCGGCGTCTTTCGCACCGGTGGGAAACTCGTGCAGTTCGGTTCGCCGGAAACCCTGCTGACCGATCCGGCCGACGAGTTCGTCGCGGCTTTCCTCGGCAGGGACAGGGGAATCAAGCGGCTCTCCTTCCTCGCGGCCAAAGGACTGCCGCTGCGGGACGAGCCGGTGCTGTCCGCCGATTCGCCGTCCTCCGGCGCGGCGAGCGCCGCCGCGGAAGAGGCGTGGCTGCTCGCCGTCGACGCCGAACGGAAACCGCTCGGCTGGGTGTCCACGGAAGACCTCGCGGGAACGGCGACGATCGGTGAGGCCCCGCTTCATCCCATCGGTCATCCCTTCGACGTCGAGACCGACTCGCTGCGGGCCGCGCTCGACGCCGCGGTGCTTTCCCCCGCGGGAAGCGCCGTCGGGGTCGACTCCGGTGGCGCGGTCGTCGGCGTGGTGAGCCAGGAAGAACTGGGAGCCGCGATCCGCGGCGGGTTCGGGGGCGGCGTCACGTGAAATGGGACTGGGTCGCCGACCACGTGCCCGACCTGGTGGAGCTGACCGGTCAGCACGCCTATCTCGCGCTGCTCCCCGTCCTTTTCGGACTGCTGATCTCGGTGCCGCTCGGAGTGCTGTGCGTGCGGTGGCCGAAACTGTATCCGCCGGTGTTCGGTGGCGCGAACCTGTTGTACGCGTTGCCTTCCATCGCGTTGTTCATCGTCCTCATCGACTACACCGGACTCACCGCGTGGACGGCGATCATCCCGCTCACCCTCTACACGTTCTCGGTGCTGATCCCCAACGTCGTCGACGGGCTCCGTTCCGTTCCCGACGCCAGCAGGCAGGCCGCCACGGCGATGGGGTTCGGCACCACCCGGCGGCTCGTGCAGATCGAACTGCCCATCGCGGTCCCGGTCATCATGGCCGGGCTGAGGGTCGCGACCGTGTCGAGCATCAGCATGGTCAGTGTCGCCGCGCTCGTCGGGCTCGGCGGGCTCGGTCAGTTGTTCACCGACGGGTTCCAGCGGGACTTTCCCACCGAGATCATCGTCGGGATCGTGCTGACCGTGTTGCTGGCCTTCGTCTGTGACGCGCTGCTGGTGCTGGCGCAACGGCTGCTCACCCCGTGGGCGCGAGCGAGGGTGACGAGCCGATGAACATACTCACGCTGTTCTGGGACTGGCTGAGCCAGCCGGCCCAGTGGTCGGGGCCCGACAGCATTCCGGCCAGATTCGGTGAGCACACCTACTATTCGGCGCTCTCGTTGCTCATCGCCGCCGCCATCGGCATTCCGTTCGGCTTGCTCACCGGCCACACCGGACGCGGCGGATTCATCGCCGCGACGCTGGCCAACTTCGCCCGCGCGCTGCCGACCGTCGGTGTCGTGATGCTGGTCGTGCTCGCCGTCGGCATCGGGCTGCAACCGGTCGTCGCCGCGATGGTGGCGCTGGCGATTCCCCCGATTCTCGTCAACACCTACGAGGGCATCAGATCCGTCGACGCGCAACTCAAGGACGCCGCGCAGGGCATGGGCATGACGGGGCCGGAAGTGCTGCGCAAAGTGGAGATTCCCGTCGCGCTGCCGCTGATCCTGCTCGGACTGCGCACCGCGGCGATCCAGATTGTGTCCACCGCGACCATCGCGGCCTACGTCGGCATGGGAGGTCTGGGCAGGTTCATCTTCGACGGGCTCGCTCGGCAGGACTACGAGCTCGTCGTCGGCGGCGCAGGATGCGTGGTGCTGCTGGCCGTCATCGTCACCCTCATCTTCCTGGTATTGCGCAAAACCGTCGTCGCAAAGGGCGTGCTGCACAGGGAGAGCACCTCATGAATGGAGAGATCATGAAAAGACCCACCCGCGCAGGCAGGTTCCGGACCGCGGCGGCACTGGGCATGGTCGCCACCTTCGCGCTCGGCGCGTGCTCCGGTGGCGGCGGGGACAATCCGTTGCAGGACACCGAGGGTGCGGGCACGCCCGCTCCAGAGGGCACCGTGGTCGTCGGCTCGGCCAACTTCCCCGAGAACGTCCTGCTCGGTGAGATCTACGCGCAGGCGCTGGAAGCCAAGGGCGTCAACGTCGAGAAGAAGCTCAACATCGGCAGCAGGGAGGTCATCTACAAGTCCGTCAGCGGCGGTGAGCTGACCGTGCTTCCCGAGTACAACGGGGCGCTGCTGGCCTACCTCGACGACACCTCGACGGCCGACACGACCGAGACGGTCAACGCCGAGCTGAACGAGAAGCTGCCGGAGGAGCTGACGCTGCTCGACTCCGCGGCGGCGGAGGACAAGGACTCGCTCGTCGTGCACAAGGAGACAGCGGACCGGTACAACCTCAGGACCATCGCCGACCTCGAACCCGTCGCGGGCGAGCTGATCCTCGGCGGGCCGCCGGAGTTCAAGACCCGCAGGCAGGGTTCCGTCGGCCTCAAGGAGGTCTACGGCATCGAGTTCCGGGAGTTCCGTTCACTCGACACCGCGGGTCCGGTCACCATCAACGCGCTCAAGGCCGGTGACATCGACGTGGCAAACCTGTTCACCACCGATCCCGCCGTCGCGACCGACGAATTCGTGGTGCTGGACGACCCCGAGAACCTGTTCAGCGCTCAGAACGTCACGCCGCTGGTGTACGAGCCCGCGCTGACCGACACGATCCGGGACACGCTCAACGCGGTCTCGGCCGAATTGGACACTCCGATGCTGCTCGACATGATGCAGCAGGTCGTCACGGCCAAGGAGGATCCGGACAAGGTCGCCGCCGAGTGGCTGAGGACGGCCGGTCTGTGACATCCGGTTCGCGGCAACGGTTCCCGGTCGGAGCCTCGGCGTCGATCACGGAACTGGAGGCCGACCCGCACGCGTTGCTCGCCGCCCTGCGGGGCGGCGAGCCCGTGTCGTGGCTTCCCTCGCTGTCGGGCTGGCTGGTCACCAGCCACGAGCTCGCCGAAAAGGTACTGCGCGATCCGGCGACGTTCACAGTGGACGATCCCCGGTTCTCGACGGCGCGGGTCGTCGGGCCCAGCATGCTCTCGCTCGACGGCGAGCAACACGCGAGGCACAGGGAACCGTTCACCCACCCCTTCCGGCCTGCCGAGGTCAGGGGCCGGTTCACCGCCGTCATCGAAGACCACGTCGAGCGACTGCTCGCCACGATGCGCCCGAAGGGCGCAGCCGACCTGCGCGCCGAATTCGCGGGGCCGCTCGCCGTGGCGGTCGTCGCGGAGGCGCTGGGACTCACCGACGTCGACGCGGCGACGGTGCTGTCCTGGTATGCCGCCATCGTCGATGCGGTGTCGGAGGTGACGGCGGGGCGGCCACGCGGCGACGCGGGCGTGGCGGCGATGGACGAGCTCAGGACAAGCGTTCTGCGCACTCTCGCCGAGCGGGACCCGGCTTCGATCCTGGTCGCCGCGGGCGAGCGGCTCAGCCCGGCCGAAGTCGTCGCCAATGCGGCGGTGCTCATGTTCGGTGGCATCGACACCACGGAAGGCATGATCACCAACGCGGTGCTGCACCTGCTCGACCGGCCGGATCTGCTCGCCGCCGCCCGCTCCGACGAGGACCTGCTGCCTGCCGTCGTGGAGGAGTCGGTACGGCTGGAACCCGCCGCGGCGATCGTCGACCGTTACGCCACCACCGGCGTGGAACTCGGTGGCGCCACGATCGAGCGCGGAGACCTGGTGACCGTCTCGATCAGCGCGGCCAACCGCGATCCCGCCGTTTTCCCCGATCCGGACTCGTTCGATCCGCACCGGCCGAACGCGAGGCGCAATCTCGCCTTCGCCAAGGGCCCGCACTTCTGTATCGGGGCGCAGCTGGCCCGCACCGAAACGCTGGTCGCCCTGCGCGAGGTGCTGCGGTTGCCTGAGCTGGCCACCGATCCCGCCCGGCCTTCGGCGCCGCGTGGCCTGGTGTTCCGTAAGCCGCGGGCCCTGCACGTCACCTGGAGCACCGGCTAGCGAGATCCGCGTCCAGAACGCCGAGATCCGCACTCGGGACGGCGAGATCCGCGTCCGGGGCGGCGAGATTCGCGCTCACGCACGCGAGAGGCACATCCGGCCTCGGCCGAGCGCTGCCGGTGACTCGTGCTCCGTCAGGTACGTTCGTCGCTCCCGGGTTCGAGGTGCCGCTCCAGTACGGCGGCTTCGGCGCGGAGCCGCTCGGCGGGTTCGGCGCGGCCGAGCCGTTCGTACTCCAGCGCCGCCGCCCTGCGTTCCCGCACCTCGTTCTCCACCACGGTCCTGATGTCGGCACCGGTGAGCGCCCTGCGCCGCGCTTCCGTGGAACCAACTCCCGAGGCCGCGCCCGCGACGTGCTCGCTTTCCGCGCCACCGCCAAGCGGCTCTCCCTCGGGGACGGCTTCGGCGTTGTCGATCGCGGCGAGCGCCGACCGCAGCGCGGAGGCCGCTCCCCTGTCGCGCGCCTTGAGCGCGGCCTTCAAGCTGCCGCGCAGGTCGTCGCGAAGGCTGCTCGGCGAGTTGTCGTGCGGGCTTGCGTCCATGTCGGTGTCCGATCGAGGTTGGCGGGTGAGTAGCCGGGCGGAAGCCGGAAGCAATATGGCCATACGATATCGGGGTGCCCCGGGTTGCCGATCACGATCAGCGCCGTCACCAGATCGCGCTGGCTTTCCAGCGTCTGCTCGCGACGGTCGGGTTCACCGGCGTGACCTTCGCCAAGGTGGCGGCCGAGGCCGGAGTCTCGGTCGGACTGATCCAGCACTACTTCAGCGGCAAGGACGCGCTGCTGCGCTTCGCCTACGACGACGCGCTGAGCGGCATGAGCGAACGCGTGCGAGCCAGGCTCACGACGGGAGGCAGCGCGCCGACCGGGCGCGTGTTGTTCGATTGTCTCGCCGAATTGCTGCCGCTCGACGGCGAGCGCGAGGTCGAGTACCGCGTCCGGCAGTGTCTGCGAACCCAGGCCATGCATGACGCGCGGCTGGCCGAGGTCGCGCGGAGGTCGGGCGGAGACATCCTCGGCTACGTCTCCGGCATGGTCGAGCACGGCATCGAACGCGGCGAGGTCGGACCTGAGGTCGATCCGGTGCTCGCGGCACGCGGAATTCTCGCGACGGTCCAGGGCCTCGCCGACCAGATCGCACTGTCCGGAAAGGACGGCTTCCCCGCCGAGAAAATACTGCGCACCACCATCGCCACGGTGTTCACCACGCACGGCCACTGAACCCACCTCCCTTCGAAAACCCACGCGACAGCCGGGGGTTCAGCGCCCTATCGTAGCAATATGATTATATTGTTATTCGGTCACCCCGCACCGGGGCGGCACACACCGGCCGGGGAGGCCCCTCGATGACCCAGCACGTGACCGTGTCCCTGAGCGGCGGCAAGGTCCGCGGTGTCCGGCACGACGAGCACCTTTCGTTCATGGCGATCCCTTATGCCGCACCACCTTCCGGTGACCGGCGCTGGCGCGCGCCCGTCACCGTCGAACCGTGGGAGGGAGTCAGGGACGCGACGGAACCCGGCAGGCCCGCGCCCCAGCTCGCCCGGTCCTTCGCCGACGTCACCAGCCTCGACGAGGACTGCCTGACCGTCGACGTCACCGTTCCGGCAGCCGAACGCACCGAAAACACCCCGCGCCCGGTGGTGGTGTGGTTGCACGGCGGCGGAGGAACAAACGGCTCGCCCTCGGAGTGCGACCCGCACCGGCTCGCGATCACCGGCGACGTCATCGTCGTCGCGCCCCGGTTCCGGCTCGGCGTGTTCGGCTGCTTCGGTTACCCGGGACTGCCCGGAAGCGGCACCTTCGGCCTCCAGGACCAGCAGGCGGCACTGCGCTGGGTCCGCGACGAGATCGCGCGCTTCGGCGGCGACCCAGGGAACGTGACCCTCATGGGCGAGTCCTACGGCGCGCAGACGGTCGCCGCGCACCTGTGCGCGCCCGCGTCCAAGGACCTTTTCCACAGGGCGATCGTGCAAAGCGCGTTCGCGCTACTGGGCCCGACTCCGGCGAACACCCTCATTCCCGGCGTTCCCGCGCTCCCTCCACGATGGACTCCGGTCGCGGAACTGGAGCGGTTCGGCGCCGAGGCCGCCGTGGCCAACGGCTGGGTCTCCTCCAGCGCGGACCCTATGTCCGCCATGGCGGCCCTGCGGAAGGTTCCCTCGGAGGAACTGCTCGCCGGGTCGGGGGACTTCATCAGGCCCGCCTTCGGTGACGGCGGAGTACTGCCGCGCGACCCCGCCGCCGTCATGCGGGAGGGAAATTTCCACCGGGTGCCGGTCCTGCTGGGCACCACCCGTGACGAGGCTCGCTTCTTCGTCGGGCTCTTCGCCGACCTCGCGGGAAACCCGGTGACGGCCGAGCGCTATCCCCGCCTGCTTGCCGAGGCGTTCGGCGAGCACGCGGACGAGGTCGCCGCGCGGTACCCGCTCACGGACTATCCCTCGCCCAGTCTGGCCATGGCACAGGTCAGCACCGACCGGGCCTGGGCCCGGCCAGCGTGGGAACTGGCGCTCGCCCTCGCCGCGCACACCAGGACCTGGTTCTACGAATTCGCCGACACCGGCGCCCCCGCGCTCCTCCCGCTGCCCGGATTTCCCTCGGGAGCCCAGCACGGCAGCGAACTCGGGTACCAGTTCGACCTGGCGGGAGGCGGTCCCGCGCTGTCGGCGGAACAGCGCGAACTCGGCGAGGCGATGAACAGGTACTGGGCGGCTTTCGCCGCGAACGGCGACCCCGCCACCCCCGGCCTCCCGGTATGGCCGGAGTCCGGCACCGGTCACGTGCAGTCGCTGGCTCCCCGCGCGATCGGCGGCACCGACTACGTGGCGCGGCATCAGCTCGGCTTCTGGGAACACCTGCCGTGAGGAAAGTCAGTAGGCCAGTTTCTTGCTGATCTGCGCCGCGTAGCCGAGCAGCATCGTGAGCAGTTCGTGCTCACGATCGGCGACTCCGGCCGAGGGATCGGAGTTGAACCGGAACAGCGGCCCGGTGAGCGTCAGCGAGCAGACACCGCGCGCGTGCGGGCGGGCGATGGGCACCGCGAGCGCGGCCAGCCCCTCCTCGGATTCGCCGATGTTGCGTCCGAATCCGTCGGAACGCACCCGTTCCAGCTCGCGCAGCAACGCGGTTCGCGTGTGGATGCCCACCTCGGTCTCGCCGGAAAGCTGTTCCCTCGGGTACAGCTCGGCGAGTTCGTCGGCGGCGAGCTGCGCGAGCAATACCTTCCCCGCCGCGGAGGAATGCGCGGGAATACTCAGGCCCACCCTGCTGGCGACGCGCATCATCAGCGGCGACTCGATCGCGGCGACGAACTTCGCCTTCGCGCCGTTGAGTACCGAGATGTGCACGGTCTCCTGCGAGTCGTCCCGCAGCTGTTGCATGAACGGGTAGGCGACCTCGACGCAGTGGTCGATCGCCTGGGTGTCGCTGGACGTCGTCATCGAGGGACCGAGCCGGTACCGGCGGCCGCTGTGGGTCTGCTCGACGAAACCGTGCTGCTGGAGCGTGGCCAGCAGCCGGTGGGCCGTCGAGGCGCCGACGCCGAGGTGACCAGCGGCGTCGGTCACCCCGATGTCGGCCCGCGTGCGCAACAGCATGATCAGCCGCAGGGCGTTCGAGACGGACTGTAGCGTGTGCGCGCCCTCAGACTCTTTCCGCATAAAGGAAAACTACCATGCGCATTCCTTATCATGGAAGTCGCTGCTAGTTTGCGTAGTGGCTTTGCCACCACGCACCGACCGGTCGCGCCTCGCCCGCGCGGCGAACGGAGGACCAGCAATGCTTGTCGAACAGCGGACCTACGTCCTGCACACCGGCGTGAAACTCGCCGACTATCTCGACGCCTACGAGAACATCGGGTTACCGGCCCAGCGGCCGATTCTCGGCGGATTTCTCGGCTACTTCGTCACCGAGTTCGGAACGCAGAACGAACTCACCCACCTGTGGGCCTACGCCGACCTCGAAGACCGCAGGCGGCGAAGGGCTACGCTCGCCGGCGACGAGCAGTGGCAGTCCTGCCTTGAAATCATCCGCCCGATGATCATGACGATGCGGAACAAGATCATGTATCCCACCTCGTTCTCCCCGATTCGCACCCTGCCGGTGACCGGCGGGGATGCCGACACCGCCTTCACGATGACTCCCCACCCCGCGCCGTGACGGACAGGCACGTCGTCGTCACCGGCGCGGCGGGAGGACTCGGCACCCAGCTCGTCGGCGACCTCGTCGAGCGCGGCTTCACGGTGAGCGCGCTCGACCGGCACGCCGAAGGGCTCGACCGGCTGACCTCGGCGATACCCGGCGTGACGGGACAGGTCGTCGACGTGACCGACAGCGGCTCCGTCACCGCGACGATCGAGTCGGTCACCGCCCGGCACGGACCACCGTTCGGCCTGGTGAACCTCGCTGGCGACAACAGATTGAAGCCGCTCGCCGAACTCACCGACGACGACTGGCGATACCTCGTCGATGCCAATCTGACGTCGGCCTTCTACCTGTGCCGAGCCGTCATGCCGCTCATGAGGGCGGCGGGTGGCCGCGTCGTCAACACCAGCTCGATCTTCGGACTGCGCGGCGCCGACAACGATTCCGCCTACGCGGCGGCCAAGGCAGGCATCATCGGCCTGACCCGCGCGCTGGCAACCGAATTCGCGGCCGACAACGTCACCGTCAACGCGGTCGCGCCGGTCGTCGTCCTCACCGAGCGAGTGCGGCGAATGCCCTCCGCGCACCTCGAAGGGCAACGGGCCCGCATTCCGCTCGGCCGGTTCAGCGAGCCCGCCGACGTCACGCGCACGATCTGTTTCCTGCTGGGAGAAGGCGGTGCGTTCTACACCGGACAGACCTTCTCTCCCAACGGCGGCGACACCATGCCGTGACGGGATCGTACCCGTCAGAGCCAGGGTCCACGCGTCCGGATTTTCGCCGCATACTCCCGTTTTCGCGTTCCGCGCGGGACTTTCGCAACCGTGGGCGACCCGGCCGATACAAGGTGCCCACAGATGTTGACCATCAGTTTTTCCATATAGAAGAATTTCTTGCACGTCATTCCATATGACGGTTAGCCTCAGGTCAGACTCAACGACGAGAACCGTCTTCGCGACAACGTCGTATTCCGTGAAGATCAGCAGAATGCGGGAACATCATGACTCGGTTTCCACCTTCCGCCTCCGCGGTCGCCGCAGAGGACGACCGGCGGGAACATCGCCCCATGCAGACAAGGGCGGTGGTCAGCGGAACGCTCGGCTCCACTCTCGAATGGTTCGACTTCGCCATTTACGGGGCGCTGTCGGCGACCCTTTTCCCCGCTTTGTTCTTCAGCGGTCTCGGGGAGACCGGCTCACTGCTCGCCTCGTTCGCTTCGTTCGGCGTCGGTTTCGTCGCACGACCGCTCGGCGGCCTGATCTTCGGTCATCTCGGTGACCGGTACGGCCGCAGGCCCATCCTCCTCGGAACCTTCATCGCGATGGGCGCATCGTCCATTGTGATCGGTCTACTGCCGACAGGACAGGGAGTCGCCATCGCGGTGCTCCTGGTGGTCATGCGATTCATCCAAGGATTCGCGCTGGGTGGCGAGGCCACCGGAGCGCAGCTCATGACCATGGAGCACGCCGCGGGAAACCGCAGAGGCGTACTCGGCTCGCTCATGAACGTTGGCTCGCCGCTGAGCCAGGTGATCGCCAACCTCACGCTGGTTCTGCTCACCTCAGTCCTGTCAACGGAGAACTGGGAAGCCTGGGGATGGCGTATTCCTTTCCTCGCCAGCATTCTGCTCGTCGCCGTCGGCGTCTACATCAGAATGAAACTGGAGGAGACACCGGCGTTCGTCGTGCACAAGCGGGAAGGCGAGGCCGAGAAACCCAACGGGCTCAAGGTGCTCGCGCAGCAACCGCTCAAGATCGCCCAGCTCACCGTCGGCTGGGGCGGTCCGGCGCTCACCTTCTACCTCATCGCGGTCTACGGGCTGAGCTACCTTTCCGATCAAGGCGTCTCCAGCAATGACGGCTTTCTGATCCTCATGGTCGCCAACGGGGTCTCGGTGGTGTTCTGCGTCCTCGGCGGCTGGGTCAGCGACCGGATCGGCCGCAAGAACGTACTGTTGATCGGCATCGCGGGCTGCCTGGCCGGGGTCCTGCTGTTCTTCCCCGTCGCCGACACCGGCGCCGTCGGCCCCGCGATGGCCGTGGTCATCCTCGCGCTGGGCTCGGTGCAGTTCGGCTTCGGCGCACAGCCCGCGCTCTTCGCCGAACAGTTCCCGACCTCGACCCGGTTCTCCGGCTCCGCGCTGTCACTCACCTTCGCGAACCTCATCTTCGCCGCACCCGCCCCGATGGCCGCCACCGCGCTCACCGAAGCGGGCGGCAGCAGGACGGTCATGTGGGTCACGGTCGGCATCCTCGTCGCCTCCGCGCTCGCGCTGCTGCCGCTCGCCGACAAACGCGGCGTCGACCTCGCCTCGTTCACCACTCTCACCACCGGAAAGGACAACGCATGACAACCGGCAACCTCAAACCGCTCGTCGTGAACAGAAAGGGCGAACTCGCCGAGGCGCCGGGGCAAACCCCGAACGCGCGCAGGGTCTCCGGGGTGAGCACCGAGAACAGCCAGGTCGAGGGCCTGTGGTTCGGCAAGGTCCACACCGGACCCGGCGAGATCTCGGCTCCCCACCACCACGGGGAGGCCGAGACCGGCGGCTATGTCTTCAAGGGCAGGGGGTTCATCCGGTACGGGCAGCGGT comes from the Prauserella marina genome and includes:
- a CDS encoding ABC transporter permease; translated protein: MKWDWVADHVPDLVELTGQHAYLALLPVLFGLLISVPLGVLCVRWPKLYPPVFGGANLLYALPSIALFIVLIDYTGLTAWTAIIPLTLYTFSVLIPNVVDGLRSVPDASRQAATAMGFGTTRRLVQIELPIAVPVIMAGLRVATVSSISMVSVAALVGLGGLGQLFTDGFQRDFPTEIIVGIVLTVLLAFVCDALLVLAQRLLTPWARARVTSR
- a CDS encoding ABC transporter substrate-binding protein, with translation MKRPTRAGRFRTAAALGMVATFALGACSGGGGDNPLQDTEGAGTPAPEGTVVVGSANFPENVLLGEIYAQALEAKGVNVEKKLNIGSREVIYKSVSGGELTVLPEYNGALLAYLDDTSTADTTETVNAELNEKLPEELTLLDSAAAEDKDSLVVHKETADRYNLRTIADLEPVAGELILGGPPEFKTRRQGSVGLKEVYGIEFREFRSLDTAGPVTINALKAGDIDVANLFTTDPAVATDEFVVLDDPENLFSAQNVTPLVYEPALTDTIRDTLNAVSAELDTPMLLDMMQQVVTAKEDPDKVAAEWLRTAGL
- a CDS encoding ABC transporter permease, translating into MNILTLFWDWLSQPAQWSGPDSIPARFGEHTYYSALSLLIAAAIGIPFGLLTGHTGRGGFIAATLANFARALPTVGVVMLVVLAVGIGLQPVVAAMVALAIPPILVNTYEGIRSVDAQLKDAAQGMGMTGPEVLRKVEIPVALPLILLGLRTAAIQIVSTATIAAYVGMGGLGRFIFDGLARQDYELVVGGAGCVVLLAVIVTLIFLVLRKTVVAKGVLHRESTS
- a CDS encoding ABC transporter ATP-binding protein, with translation MITYDRVTKRYPDGTVALDELSVECPAGEITVFVGTSGGGKTTALRMVNNMVEPTSGTVSIDGEDVRTRKPAQLRRGIGYVIQQVGLFPHRTIVDNIATVPYLLGWNKKRARARAMELMERVGLPSTMASRYAFQLSGGQQQRVGVARALAADPPVLLMDEPFSAVDPVVRAELQEELLRLQSELRKTIVFVTHDIDEAIKLGDRIGVFRTGGKLVQFGSPETLLTDPADEFVAAFLGRDRGIKRLSFLAAKGLPLRDEPVLSADSPSSGAASAAAEEAWLLAVDAERKPLGWVSTEDLAGTATIGEAPLHPIGHPFDVETDSLRAALDAAVLSPAGSAVGVDSGGAVVGVVSQEELGAAIRGGFGGGVT
- a CDS encoding aromatic amino acid ammonia-lyase gives rise to the protein MTTVHGMAPAVGGGRGDGGGRPSVLLDGTALTVDDVVRVADGEVSVGMSEEGRDRLHRSWLAAREVVTLRPVYGRTTGVGANRYEVVAGSESAGAHGLRLLRSHGSGIGELLPRRQVRAMLAVRANQLLRGGAGLAPVIAETMVAVLNGGGYPAVHEHGAVGTGDLGPLAEAGLAFAGEGAWLGEGAPPPPILIEDGDALALMSSNALTIAQAALAVGAVRGALRATIPVAALTLGAVDGSTEAYAPETHHVPQAGAALVAVEMLRLLGAEPAQGRRLQDPFGLRCLPQVHGPALDALTDVESVLAAELNAANENPLIVPAPGGPAKVRHHGGFHTAQLALALDRLRLALLGTAQLCAARLSMLTDPEMTGLRPFLAAGPPASSGVMLLEYGAGSALAELRAAAFPATLGHIVLSRGIEEHASFASQAARQSLRAATSYRLVLACELVAAVRAHRLRGGGPDSAQPVREAFELADRMLDTDVEDRPLSADVERADALLDPIAATLAR
- a CDS encoding MurR/RpiR family transcriptional regulator encodes the protein MTSASERLLSLFEGRRLSPAQRRIAQFLLDHVAEAAFLSSVALAERAGVSQPSVTRFATALGFAGYPELRDALRPIALGAIQETEEDVRRNEFQAAVDAELGNLQALRAMLADPLPLVRLGKDLASSLPLAVMGLRVSAALARYFAFAAHRIHPDVRLITEGGSAAHEGVLHTKQAGGRWLLAFVLPRYAGEALDTLRTAKELGLRTAVITDVPLVMFGELADVLLAAGVSVRPVFDSHAAPMTLAAVILQAMADAEPGRTQRRLEEHDSISQRRGFFATG